DNA from Microvirga ossetica:
AAATGTCAGGGCGGCTGCCGTCGCCAACCCGACGGAACAGGAGGATACTAAAAGAAGCGGTGACGGCCTGCATGGACCCCTCTCAGCGCTAGCACTCCCGAGCGCAGAGAATTTCCCCTTCGAGTCGCAAAGTCGATGCAGGCATGAAGCACAGGAAACGTTTTATGACGAATGTGACCTTAGGGCATCACCCCACCATCGGGGTGATCCCCGCGTTAACCTTTGCGTTAACTTACCGGATCGATCCAGCGTATTAATTCGATAATCATACTAATTGCAAATCATCGATCGCGGCCAATCCCGGGGCCGGCCAATACAATTGACATCAGCAGAATCCCGAGAAATCCCTCAGGGTAAACGCTACTTGGCACGCACGCGGAAACAGCGGAGAGTGTCGACCAAGGGCTGCGCTTCCGGGCATGGCTTGTGTAGAGGGGGCATCTTGGCCAATGACGGAAGCAGCAGGTTCATGAGCGGCACGAGAGATGCCGAACGTCGACGCGTCAGGGGGATGCACCGCGCGACGGCACTCGCCGTGCTGCTCGGATTGACGGCCTGCGCAAGCCCGCGCGGCACGCTTTCTCCGGTAGCCGATACGGTGCCGGGTGCGAGCAAGGTCGACATGCTGGTTGCCACCACGCGCATGCCCGCCGACGATCCGAAGGAATACTTCTCGGGCAATCGCGGGCCCCAGCTCTCCTTCGCCGAATTCATCGTGTCCATCCCGCCCGAGGCGAACCGCAAGCCGGGCGAGGTGCAGTTGCCGCAGAGCGTGCCCGGCAATCCGGCCACCGATTTCGTGACCCTGAAGGCGGACGTGATCGACCGCGCCCAAGCGACGGCGTGGTTCCGCCGCACGGTGCGCACCGTGCCCAAGCGCCGCGTGCTGGTGTTCATCCACGGCTTCAACAACCGCTTCGACGATGCGGTCTTCCGCTTCGCGCAGATCGTGCACGATGCCGGAACGCCCGTGGTCCCGGTGCTGTTCACCTGGCCCTCGCGCGGCAGCGTCCTGGCCTATGGCTACGACCGCGAGAGCAACACCTATTCGCGCAACGCGCTCGAAACGACCCTGCGCGCCATCGCCCGCGACCCCGATGTGGGCGAGATCTCGATCCTGGCGCATTCCATGGGCAACTGGGTCACGCTGGAGGCCCTGCGCCAGATGGCGATCCGGGACGGCCGGGTCACGCCCAAGATCAAGAACGTGCTGCTGGCCGCACCGGATGTGGATGTCGACCTCTTCCGCGAGGCGATCGTCGACATGGGCAAAGAGCGTCCCGGCGTCACCCTCTTCGTCTCGCAGGACGACCGCGCGCTCGCCATTTCCCGCCGCCTCTGGGGCGATTCCGTGCGCCTCGGCGCCATCGATCCCGAGCAGGAGCCCTACCGCACGGACCTGGAGAAATCGGGCATAACGGTGCTGAACCTGTCCAAGCTCCGCACCGGCGATCCGCTGAACCACAGCAAGTTCGCCGAAAGCCCCGAGGTCGTGCGCATCATCGGCCGGGAACTGGCCGAAGGGCAGACGCTCACGGATTCACGGGTCGGCATAGGCGACCGGATCATCCAGGTTACGGCCGGCGCCGCAGCGGCCGTCGGCACGGCGGCCGGGCTTGCCGTCTCCGCTCCGGTCGCCGTCATCGATCCCCGCACCCGGGAAAATTTCCAGGGTCACGTCGACAACCTGGGACAGGCCGTCGCCGGGACTGTCAGTCCCTAGCCTTCTCACTCCGCCGGAGCAGCCGGTGTGACCCCGGTTACCTTGGCCGAGGGCTCCTCGCTGAGCCAGTGATAGAGCATGCCGCCCAGCATGCCGCCGATCATGGGCGCTGCCCAGAACAGCCATAGCTGCGCCAGGGCCCAGCCGCCGACGAACAGGGCCGGTCCGGTGCTGCGGGCCGGGTTCACGGAGGTGTTCGTGACCGGGATCCCGACGAGGTGGATCAGCGTCAGCGCGAGGCCGATGGCGATGGGCGCGAAGCCAACCGGAGCCTTGCCGTGCGTGGCGCCCATGATGATGAACAGGAACATCATGGTCAGCACGACCTCGGTGATCAGCCCGGCGAAGAGCGTGTATTTGCCCGGCGAGTGGTCGCCATAACCGTTGGCGGCGAACCCCTTGGCGAGATCGAAGCCGGGCGCGCCGCTCGCGATGGCATACAGAACGGCGGCAGCGACGATGGCGCCGATGACCTGCGCCGCGATGTAGGGGCCGATATCCTTGCCCGGGAAGCGTCCGCCCGCCCAGAGTCCCACGGTGACGGCGGGGTTGAGATGGCAGCCGGAGATGTGGCCGATCGCATAAGCCATCGTCAGCACGGTCAGCCCGAAGGCGAGGGACACGCCGAGCAGGCCGATGCCGACCTCGGGGAATGCGGAGGCGATGACGGCGCTGCCGCAGCCCGCGAAGGTCAGCCAGAAGGTGCCGATCGCCTCGGCCGTGCACTTGCGGATATCCATGACTTGATCCTCCTGCACATGGCAGCGGCCGAGCCGGCGAGGGATGCCTCTCTGGAACCGGCTTCGCATCGGTCCCGGCCGAGCATTGATGCTGCAAGTTGCGCCAAACCGGCGTGCAGCGCCATTGGGGAAACACCTGAACGCTATCGGTAAAAATCCTGAAAGGCTTCAGGAAGTCCGCTTCGCGTCACGGCTCGACGAGCTTGTTGCGGATGGCGTAGCGGACCAGCGTGGCGGTGGAGTTGGCATTGACCTTGCGCATCGCCGAGGAGCGGTGGCTCTCCACCGTCTTCAGGTTCAGCTCCAGAATCTGCGCCGTCTCCTTGTTCGAATGCCCCTCCGCAATCAGCTGCACCACCCGCCGCTCGCGTGCGGTCAGCACCCCGTTGCCGGCATGGCCCTGCGCCAGATAGGCGGCCAGCAGCGTCTCCGACACACGGCCGGTGAAAAACGGCTTGTGGCGCGCCAACGACTCCACCGCCGCGATCAGGAACCGGCGCGCATCCGACTTGAGCAGGTAGCCGCGCGCCCCCGCCTCGAGCAGCTCGCGCACCAAAGGCTCGCTCTCGTGCATGGTGAAGATCAGCACCTCGGTCTGCGGCTGGAAGGCCCGGATCTCGCGCGTCGCGTCGACCCCGTTCATCGACGGCAGCTGGTAGTCGAGGATCGCCACATCCGGCTTGGTCTCGGCCGCCAGCTGCACCGCCTGACGGCCGTCCTCGGCCTCGGCCACCACCTCCCAGCCCGGCTGGCCGCCCAGGATCGTGCTCAACCCAGAGCGCACAACGTCATGGTCGTCGGCAATCAGGATACGCGTCATGAAAAGGACGTCCTCCCTACCCTGCATCACCGCGACGCCGGAGCTCAGAACCCGGCGCACACCGGACGGCGACCTCAGGAAGTCTGCGCCGAAGTGTAATCCTTCCCGGCGATGCTGTCTGCATCGCGTGGTGCGGCCGCCCGCACGACGGTGCCTCGCCGGTTGCTGCGGATCCTGAGGTTGCCGCCGAACTGGCTCAGCCGAATGCGCATCCCCGGGATGCCGACGCCGAGCGTCGTCCTGGCGCCCGAGCCGGATCGCCTGCCTCTCATTCCCTTTCCATCGTCGCCGATGCTCAGGATGACCTCCGTCGGCGTGATGCGCAGGGACACCGTGACATTCTTCGCCCCGGCATGGCGATGCACATTGGCAAGCCCCTCCTGAACGATGCGGAACAACGCGCGCTGCAGCTCGGGCGAGAGCTGCTCCGTCTCGTCGGCGAGGCGCGTGGCGACGGCAAGCCCGGACCGGTCGGCGAAGCCGTCGGCGAATGCACGGATCGTGGCGGCCAACCCATCCGTCTCCAGGCCGGGCGGATGAAGCAGGTAGGTGAAGATGCGCAATTCCTTCAACGCCTCTTCGAGGGAGCGATCGATCTCGTCGAGGATGCGCTGTCCGGCCGGCGGCAGCCCGAGCGCGCCGACCTGCATCAGGCTGAGGCCGACGGCGACCAGATGCTGCGCCGTGGAATCGTGAAGCTCCGCCGCGATGCGCCGCCGCTCCTCCTCCTGAAGCGTCAGCAGGCGCTCGGACATTTCGCTCACCTCCGCCCTGGCGGCCATGATCTCGGTCACATCCTCGCGCGCGACGACGATGCGCGCCTCCTCGGCTGCGGAGAAGCGGGATGCGCGGAGCAGGAACCAGCCTTCGTCGTCGGAGGAGCGCGAACGATAGAGCGCCTGGAAGGACGACTGGCGGCCGGCGACAAGGGCTTCCATGCCGCGAAAAATCCGCTCCTGGGCCACGCCTTCATGCCGTGCGGCGTCGCAGGCGGCGAGATAGCTCATACCGGGACCGGGCGATTCAGGAGATCCGTTGTGCTGCGCGTAGCGATGCCAGGCACCGTTGACGGATAGGACGATCCCGCGATCGTCGAGGATCGCCACGTGGGCGGACAGCGCATCCAGCGAGGCCTGCAGGAATTCCCGTTCCCTGATCGCGGCGCGATGAGCCTCGTAACGATCCGTGACATCGCTGAAGAACACGCTTGCCCCCTCGGGCGAGGGATAGACGCGGTAATCGATGTAGCGGCCGGGATGATAGATCGAGGCAAGCGCTCCCTGGAACTGACGCCTGTGATGCATGGCCTGCGCCAGCGCGGCGTCGAAGGCGGGATCGTGACCGACGATGTCGAAATAGGATTGGCCCACGACTTTCCGGCGCTCATGACCCCACCACCGCATCGCGGCCGCGTTGACGTCGACGATCGTGTAGGCGCGGTCGAGGGTGAAGTAGCAGTCGCTGACGCTCTCGAGGATGGAGCTCATGCGGGCATTGGCGGCCGCCAGCTCGCCCCGCGTGGTGGCTGCGTCGCGCCGCATCGTATCGAGCGGGCCTCCGTTGCGCACCAGAAGGGAGGCGGAAGCACCGCCGACGGCGAACAGCAGCGCCCCGGCCATCGCGATCCGATAGACCGCCCGCTCGATCGGCGCCTTCAGCATCGCGGCCGGTGCGACGGAAACCGCCGTGTATCCCGATACCCGTGAACGGCAATAGGTGACGAGAAGGCGGTTGGGGCCGGTGCCGATCTCGAAATGCCCCTCGCGCTCCGGCTCCGAAAGAGCCTCGCGCAGCTCCCGCATGCCGTGGACGAATGGCGCTTGCCTCGGCTCGGCCGGCCCCGTCATCTCCTGCAGATTGCGGTCGACGATGAATGTCCTCCAGCCCGAGGTCGCTTCGCCGTTCTCGGCCGCCTTGCTGAGGTGATCGTCCGGCAGCACCAGCGACAGGATGCGCGACATCTCGCCGAACTCGTCGTCGAGCCGCAGGCTCACTGAGACCGTCTGACGCTGCACCACCGGATTGTCGACCCGATCGGACAGGCTCAGGCGCTCGCGGCGCACCACGGGGAACCGCTCCTTCACGGTGGCCGGCAGTTCCACGATGCGCGGCAGCTGGGAGCCGAAGGGGCGCTTCGTGTTGAGCAGCTGGCCTTCGAGGTCCCACAGGATGAACGAGGCTCCCTCCGGGTGCGGCGTCGCCTTCAGCTGGGCGTCGAACGCCTCGAGGTCGTTGGTCTGGAGATGAGGCGAACGGGACAGACCCTTCAGGAGGTTGCCGAGCCCCTGCACCTCCCGGTCGAGAAGGTCGGCGGCGGTCACCGAAACGGACAGGCCGCGATGGGCCAGCACATGCCGCTCGTGCAGGGCGTCCTTGATCAGGAGGCCGGTGGCGACCAGAAAGGACAGGCCGACGGTGAGAGCGGCCGTCAGGACCACGATACGGCGGACGTTCGACGGGAAGGCGAAGCCGCCCGTGAGCTTGATCGAGTTCAGGTCATCCATGAAACCCGCTTCGGCATGAACGCCCCCAAATCCGGTCCGCGGGATCGCCGCGACCCATACCGGACGATTGTCCGTGTACGGGAGTGGATTCCCTAACGACAGTAACACAGGTTAACGAAGAGACGAAGGGGGCTTGCGCCCCGCGGAACGGTGGGTTCCGGGACACTTGCCTGAGCCAGAAACCTGTCGAGCCAGCCCTACATTGTTGCAACTCGACGGTCTGACTCCCCTCCCCTCAATCCGGATGGCCCGCACCGGAGCGCCATGACATGATCGGCGCGCCATCCTCGTCGGAAACTCGCGTCATGCTCGCCTCAGCGATCGTTCCGGCCCATGCCAGGGCCGTCATCTTCGATGCCTACGGAACCTTGTTCGACGTGCATTCCGCCGTCGGCCGGCACATGGCCGCCGTCGGGCCGGATGCCGCGCGGCTCTCCGAGACCTGGCGTGCGAAGCAGCTCGAATATTCGTGGGTGCTTTCGCTGGCCGGCCGCTACGAACCGTTCTGGACCCTGACGGAACGGGCGCTCGACTACGCCTTCGCCCGGTTTCCGCAGATCGACCGGGCGATCGGGCCGCTCCTGCTCGACGCCTATCGCAGCCTCGACGCCTATCCCGATGTCGCCAAGACGCTGCAGGCCCTCAAGGCGCGAGGCCTGCGCACCGGCATCCTGTCGAACGGCGACCCCGGCATGCTGAACGCGGCGGTGGGATCAGCCGGTCTCGCCGGGGATCTCGATGCGATTCTCTCCGTCGATGCCGCGCGGGTGTTCAAGACGAGCCCGCGCACCTACGACCTCGTGCTGCGCTCCCTGCCCGTCGTCGCGAACGAAGTCGTGTTCGTCTCCTCCAACCGCTGGGACATCGCCGGCGCGGCGGCGTTCGGATTCATCCCCGTCTGGGTCAACCGGCTCGGGCTGCCGGATGAATACGTGGAGCTTTCACCCAGCGCGGTGATCGCATCGCTTGACGAATTGGCTCGATGATGCCTGCCGCGCCTTCACCTCTCCCCGGCGGGGAGAGGTCGAGCGCAGCGAGGGTGAGGGGGTACAGGTCCATCCGGATAAAGCTGTAACCCCTCACCCGCGCCTCCGGCGCGACCTCTCCCTCAAGGAGAGGTGAAGGCGCGCCAGCTGGACAGTCCTCACAGATGAACACGCCGCTCAAGTTCGGCAAGAATGGTTTCCATCACGCCATCGAGATTGTCGTAAATCTCCGCATTGGCGAAGCGCATGACGTGATACCCGCAGATCTCTAAGACGCGTGTCCGCTGCTCATCCTGCCGGATTTCGCGCTCCGTTGAATGAGTAGCCCCATCGATTTCGATGACGAGCCTCGCATCCAGGCATACGAAATCGGCGATGTACCGGTCGACAGGATGCTGGCGCCGGAACTTCCAACGCGCCAGCCTCCGGTTTCTCAAGGCCTGCCACAGCAGGTCTTCCGCGCGCGTCTGACGATGACGAAGATGCCGCGCTCTTTGAATGAACCGCTGCATCTTCGCCTCGTCCTCCTCTTACTTTACCGCGCCAGAGCGGCCAGGATCCGCGCCCAGGAGCGGGTGCCTTTGTGGAAGCTCTTGAGGTCGTATTTCTCGTTCGGCGAGTGGATGCGGTCGTCGTCGAGGCCGAAGCCGACGAAGAGGGTGTCGAGACCGAGCGTGCGCTTGAAATCGCCGCCGACGGGGATCGAACCGCCCATGCCGATGACGATCGGGTCCTTCTTCCACTCGTCGTGCAGCGCGGATTTCGCGGCCGTGATCGCCGGGAAGTCGTGCGGCAGGGCAAGCGCCCGCGAGCCCTTGTGCCGGATGAACTCGACCGAGCAGTCCTCGGGAATGCGCGCGCGCACGAAGGCCTCGAAGTTCTCGGAGATCTTCGCCGGATCCTGATCGCCCACGAGGCGGAAGGAGATCTTGCAGCGCGCTTCGGCAGCGATGACGGTCTTGGTGCCCTCGCCCGTATAGCCGCCGATGATGCCGTTCACGTCGCAGGTCGGACGCGACTGGATCTGCTCGATCAGCATGCGGCCTTTCTCGCCGGCGGAATGCTTCAGGCCGACCTGGCCGAGGAATTCCTCTTCCGTCAGGTTGAGGCCCTTCCATTGCTCCAGAACCTGCGTCGGGGTCTCAGGGACGCCCTCGTAGAAATCCTGAATCGTGATGCGGCCGTTGTCGTCGTGGATCGCCGCGATGATCTTCGACAGCACATGGATCGGATTGCGCGCCGCGCCACCGAAGGAGCCGGAATGCAGGTCGCGATCGGCGCAGCGCACGATCACTTCCTCATAGACCATGCCGCGCAAGGAAGAGGTGATGCCGGGCGTGTCCTGGTCCCACATGCCGGTGTCGCAGACGAGGGCCACGTCGGCCTTCAGCTCGTCCTTGTTGGCGAGGATGAACTCGGGGAGAAGCTTCGATCCGTCCTCTTCCGCGCCCTCGACGAGGAAGGTGATGGTGATCGGCAGCGAGCCCGTCTCGGCCTTCCAGGCGCGGCAGGCCTCGACGAAGGTCATCACCTGGCCCTTGTCGTCGGCGGCGCCGCGGGCGCTGATGGCCTTGCGGCCGTCGGGCAGTGTGATGAGGCGCGGCTCGAAGGGCGGGCGCTCCCATAGGTTCAGCGGATCGACCGGCTGCACGTCGTAATGCCCGTAGAAGAGCACGTGAAGCTTCTCGTCGCCACTGGCATGGCCGAGCACCACCGGATGCCCGCCCGTCTCGCGCAAGGACGCCTCGATGCCGATGCTCTTCAGCTCGTCGACCAGCCATTGCCCGGCGTTGCGGCAATGATCCTTATAGGCGGGATCGGTGGAGATGGAGGGAATTGTCAGCCACTGGAACAGCCGTTCGAGGGACGAATCGAGATCGGCGTCGATCCGTTGCAGGACTTGGTCGAGTTGGGACATGGGGAATATCTGCCTTGTAGACGTGGTCGACCCAAGACCTACCCTCATCTCCCGGGTGATCGCAAGTATGAGGTTTCGACGCGGGTTTAGGGGGCCAGCGCTTTCGTCATGTAGACGCGCCGAAACCCCTTCTCCTCGCCGCGATGGGTTTCGACGAATCCCAGACGCTCGTAGAGACCGACGTTCTCGATCATGGCCTCGTTCGTGTAGAGCCGGATGGCCTTGAACCCGCGTTCGCGGGCGACCCGCTCGGCAAAGGCTATCAGCGCACGCCCGTACCCGCGTCCGTGCCGATCCGGATGGACGGCCACATTGTCGAGAAGCATGGCGCCGTCGTCGGGCAGGAGAACGAGGATTCCAACAACCTCATTCTCGGCGACGAGCACATGGACGCGCCGCTCCGAGATGAGAGCGGAATAGTCGTCGAGCATCGGTCCGGGCTTCTGCCCGACGAGCGGGATGTATCGTGAATAGGCGGCCCGGACGATGGCTTCGACGGCGGGAAGATCCCGAGCATATGCGAGGCGAATATTCTGCATCATCGACACCCGGCGATATCGGCCGACGATTACCGCCTCAACAACCCGCCCAGGGTCCCGCGCACGATGGCGCGGCCGATGGAGCTGCCCTGACGCCCACCGATGGACTTGCCGATCTCGGCCGCGAGATTGCCCACCGTCTGGTTGACGATGGTTCGGGTCACCTCCCGCGTCACCCGCTGGGTGGTCGTCATCGAGCCCTTGCGCTGGCCGGTGGTTCCGAAGAGGCCGCCGAGCATGTCGAGGATGCCGCCGCCCCCCTCCGCAGCCTTCGCCTCGTCCGCCGCCTGTTGGGCGCGCTTGGCGAGCATCTCGTAGGCCGATTCGGGATCGACCGGCTGATCGTATTTCCCCTTCAGGATGCTCGATGCCACGATCTGCTGGCGCTGCGACAA
Protein-coding regions in this window:
- the aqpZ gene encoding aquaporin Z → MDIRKCTAEAIGTFWLTFAGCGSAVIASAFPEVGIGLLGVSLAFGLTVLTMAYAIGHISGCHLNPAVTVGLWAGGRFPGKDIGPYIAAQVIGAIVAAAVLYAIASGAPGFDLAKGFAANGYGDHSPGKYTLFAGLITEVVLTMMFLFIIMGATHGKAPVGFAPIAIGLALTLIHLVGIPVTNTSVNPARSTGPALFVGGWALAQLWLFWAAPMIGGMLGGMLYHWLSEEPSAKVTGVTPAAPAE
- a CDS encoding haloacid dehalogenase type II yields the protein MLASAIVPAHARAVIFDAYGTLFDVHSAVGRHMAAVGPDAARLSETWRAKQLEYSWVLSLAGRYEPFWTLTERALDYAFARFPQIDRAIGPLLLDAYRSLDAYPDVAKTLQALKARGLRTGILSNGDPGMLNAAVGSAGLAGDLDAILSVDAARVFKTSPRTYDLVLRSLPVVANEVVFVSSNRWDIAGAAAFGFIPVWVNRLGLPDEYVELSPSAVIASLDELAR
- a CDS encoding alpha/beta hydrolase, giving the protein MSGTRDAERRRVRGMHRATALAVLLGLTACASPRGTLSPVADTVPGASKVDMLVATTRMPADDPKEYFSGNRGPQLSFAEFIVSIPPEANRKPGEVQLPQSVPGNPATDFVTLKADVIDRAQATAWFRRTVRTVPKRRVLVFIHGFNNRFDDAVFRFAQIVHDAGTPVVPVLFTWPSRGSVLAYGYDRESNTYSRNALETTLRAIARDPDVGEISILAHSMGNWVTLEALRQMAIRDGRVTPKIKNVLLAAPDVDVDLFREAIVDMGKERPGVTLFVSQDDRALAISRRLWGDSVRLGAIDPEQEPYRTDLEKSGITVLNLSKLRTGDPLNHSKFAESPEVVRIIGRELAEGQTLTDSRVGIGDRIIQVTAGAAAAVGTAAGLAVSAPVAVIDPRTRENFQGHVDNLGQAVAGTVSP
- a CDS encoding M20/M25/M40 family metallo-hydrolase, whose protein sequence is MSQLDQVLQRIDADLDSSLERLFQWLTIPSISTDPAYKDHCRNAGQWLVDELKSIGIEASLRETGGHPVVLGHASGDEKLHVLFYGHYDVQPVDPLNLWERPPFEPRLITLPDGRKAISARGAADDKGQVMTFVEACRAWKAETGSLPITITFLVEGAEEDGSKLLPEFILANKDELKADVALVCDTGMWDQDTPGITSSLRGMVYEEVIVRCADRDLHSGSFGGAARNPIHVLSKIIAAIHDDNGRITIQDFYEGVPETPTQVLEQWKGLNLTEEEFLGQVGLKHSAGEKGRMLIEQIQSRPTCDVNGIIGGYTGEGTKTVIAAEARCKISFRLVGDQDPAKISENFEAFVRARIPEDCSVEFIRHKGSRALALPHDFPAITAAKSALHDEWKKDPIVIGMGGSIPVGGDFKRTLGLDTLFVGFGLDDDRIHSPNEKYDLKSFHKGTRSWARILAALAR
- a CDS encoding response regulator; amino-acid sequence: MTRILIADDHDVVRSGLSTILGGQPGWEVVAEAEDGRQAVQLAAETKPDVAILDYQLPSMNGVDATREIRAFQPQTEVLIFTMHESEPLVRELLEAGARGYLLKSDARRFLIAAVESLARHKPFFTGRVSETLLAAYLAQGHAGNGVLTARERRVVQLIAEGHSNKETAQILELNLKTVESHRSSAMRKVNANSTATLVRYAIRNKLVEP
- a CDS encoding PAS domain-containing sensor histidine kinase produces the protein MDDLNSIKLTGGFAFPSNVRRIVVLTAALTVGLSFLVATGLLIKDALHERHVLAHRGLSVSVTAADLLDREVQGLGNLLKGLSRSPHLQTNDLEAFDAQLKATPHPEGASFILWDLEGQLLNTKRPFGSQLPRIVELPATVKERFPVVRRERLSLSDRVDNPVVQRQTVSVSLRLDDEFGEMSRILSLVLPDDHLSKAAENGEATSGWRTFIVDRNLQEMTGPAEPRQAPFVHGMRELREALSEPEREGHFEIGTGPNRLLVTYCRSRVSGYTAVSVAPAAMLKAPIERAVYRIAMAGALLFAVGGASASLLVRNGGPLDTMRRDAATTRGELAAANARMSSILESVSDCYFTLDRAYTIVDVNAAAMRWWGHERRKVVGQSYFDIVGHDPAFDAALAQAMHHRRQFQGALASIYHPGRYIDYRVYPSPEGASVFFSDVTDRYEAHRAAIREREFLQASLDALSAHVAILDDRGIVLSVNGAWHRYAQHNGSPESPGPGMSYLAACDAARHEGVAQERIFRGMEALVAGRQSSFQALYRSRSSDDEGWFLLRASRFSAAEEARIVVAREDVTEIMAARAEVSEMSERLLTLQEEERRRIAAELHDSTAQHLVAVGLSLMQVGALGLPPAGQRILDEIDRSLEEALKELRIFTYLLHPPGLETDGLAATIRAFADGFADRSGLAVATRLADETEQLSPELQRALFRIVQEGLANVHRHAGAKNVTVSLRITPTEVILSIGDDGKGMRGRRSGSGARTTLGVGIPGMRIRLSQFGGNLRIRSNRRGTVVRAAAPRDADSIAGKDYTSAQTS
- a CDS encoding endonuclease domain-containing protein, coding for MQRFIQRARHLRHRQTRAEDLLWQALRNRRLARWKFRRQHPVDRYIADFVCLDARLVIEIDGATHSTEREIRQDEQRTRVLEICGYHVMRFANAEIYDNLDGVMETILAELERRVHL
- a CDS encoding GNAT family N-acetyltransferase, whose product is MMQNIRLAYARDLPAVEAIVRAAYSRYIPLVGQKPGPMLDDYSALISERRVHVLVAENEVVGILVLLPDDGAMLLDNVAVHPDRHGRGYGRALIAFAERVARERGFKAIRLYTNEAMIENVGLYERLGFVETHRGEEKGFRRVYMTKALAP